A region from the Aegilops tauschii subsp. strangulata cultivar AL8/78 chromosome 5, Aet v6.0, whole genome shotgun sequence genome encodes:
- the LOC109773226 gene encoding TOM1-like protein 9 isoform X1, whose amino-acid sequence MPSSSSSSSVQRATSDALIGPDWATNLEICDTLNRDPGQTKDVVKSLKKRIAHKNSKVQLLALTLLETMIKNCGDIVHMHVAERDILREMVKIVKKRPDYHVKEKILTLIDTWQEFFGGARSKYPQYYASYQDLLRAGAVFPQRSNGSVPIFTPAQTQPLQNYPPALRDADHEAPESSAQDFPATSLADIQNARGIMDVLSEMLNALDPSKRQELRQDVIVDLVDQCRTYKQRVVQLVNSTSDEGLLSQGLCLNDDLQRVLAKHDAIAAGIAVPVEKQRSLHSTLAKPDTTKEAVQRSSATTSSASKQSPSEQLALPAPAPRSSSSAKAIVAAPAPSFDLLSGDDYIKPEPENSLALVPVSEYSASDQNVLALADMFQQNSVAANNRNHNQLTNSFVSPASRANPAPVHPTLPQQPTTCSNGDIVPYGQQSQPNVTRSWNGQPAYGVDSQRQALNYGVEDQNRGLPPPPWEIQHLTGNQPQQAQSGQGFMSTQQMPGGMRLPPVLGAQQAPQFVPNMQYGGMYPNSMQINQGMGMNSQPIVGGQFYGMNYQQSYAVQMAGYGYVHQSGGYYIPNAAYAYTSANELSQRMNGATSSFSLKQQNKASRPEDSLFGDLLSIAKMKQSKPAAGKVGGL is encoded by the exons AtgccgtcgtcctcctcctcctcctcggtccAACGCGCGACGAGCGACGCGCTCATCGGCCCCGACTGGGCGACCAACCTCGAGATCTGCGACACCCTCAACCGCGATCCAGG CCAAACAAAAGATGTTGTCAAGTCTCTCAAGAAGCGCATTGCTCACAAGAACTCAAAGGTCCAGCTTCTCGCTCTCACG TTGTTGGAGACAATGATTAAAAATTGTGGGGACATTGTCCATATGCATGTTGCTGAGAGAGACATACTTCGTGAAATGGTGAAGATAGTAAAGAAAAGG CCTGATTATCATGTAAAAGAGAAGATTCTCACGCTGATCGACACTTGGCAAGAATTTTTTGGCGGCGCACGTTCAAAATATCCGCAATACTATGCATCATACCAGGACCTTTTG CGTGCCGGAGCTGTATTTCCTCAAAGATCAAATGGATCTGTGCCAATATTTACTCCTGCGCAGACTCAGCCTCTACAAAACTATCCTCCTGCTCTACGCGATGCTGACCACGAGGCTCCTGAATCGTCAGCGCAGGATTTTCCTGCCACAAG CCTGGCAGATATTCAGAATGCACGGGGTATCATGGACGTTCTTTCGGAGATGTTGAATGCTTTAGATCCTAGTAAAAGACAG GAACTTCGTCAGGATGTCATCGTTGACCTTGTGGATCAGTGCCGTACATACAAGCAGAGAGTCGTGCAGCTTGTCAACAGTACCTC GGACGAGGGGTTGCTCAGCCAGGGTCTTTGTTTGAATGATGATCTGCAGCGTGTTTTAGCAAAACACGACGCTATTGCTGCAGGCATAGCGGTTCCGGTGGAGAAGCAGAGATCGCTCCATTCCACGCTAGCGAAGCCAGATACTACAAAAGAAGCAGTTCAAAG GTCTTCAGcaactacttcaagtgcaagCAAGCAGTCACCCTCAGAACAATTGGCGCTTCCCGCGCCGGCACCTCGATCATCTAGCAGTGCAAAAGCTATTGTTGCAGCACCAGCTCCTAGTTTCGACCTCCTTAGTGGAGATGACTACATCAAACCTGAACCTGAAAACTCGCTGGCGCTTGTTCCTGTCAGTGAATACTCAGCTTCAGACCAGAATGTATTGGCCCTTGCAGACATGTTCCAACAAAATAGTGTTGCTGCCAACAATAGAAACCATAACCAGCTTACAAACTCTTTTGTTTCCCCTGCATCTCGAGCAAACCCTGCTCCAGTGCACCCTACTCTGCCTCAGCAACCCACTACTTGTTCAAACGGGGACATCGTACCTTACGGTCAACAATCTCAACCGAACGTCACAAGGTCATGGAATGGGCAGCCTGCTTATGGAGTGGATTCTCAACGGCAAGCACTAAATTATG GTGTAGAGGATCAGAACAGAGGCCTTCCACCACCACCCTGGGAAATTCAGCACTTGACGGGTAACCAACCCCAACAAGCACAAAGTGGTCAAGGATTCATGTCAACACAACAAATGCCAGGAGGTATGCGCTTGCCACCGGTGCTCGGCGCGCAGCAAGCACCACAGTTTGTGCCGAACATGCAATACGGGGGCATGTACCCGAATTCGATGCAAATCAACCAAGGAATGGGCATGAACTCCCAACCGATTGTCGGCGGACAGTTTTATGGGATGAACTATCAACAGTCATATGCAGTTCAAATGGCCGGTTATGGGTATGTGCACCAATCTGGAGGCTACTACATCCCGAACGCCGCATATGCGTATACCAGTGCAAATGAACTTTCTCAGAGAATGAATGGTGCAACGTCATCCTTTTCTCTGAAGCAGCAGAATAAAGCAAGCAGGCCAGAAGACTCGCTCTTTGGCGATCTTCTTAGCATAGCCAAAATGAAGCAGAGCAAACCTGCAGCTGGTAAGGTCGGTGGCTTGTAA
- the LOC109773226 gene encoding TOM1-like protein 9 isoform X2, whose translation MIKNCGDIVHMHVAERDILREMVKIVKKRPDYHVKEKILTLIDTWQEFFGGARSKYPQYYASYQDLLRAGAVFPQRSNGSVPIFTPAQTQPLQNYPPALRDADHEAPESSAQDFPATSLADIQNARGIMDVLSEMLNALDPSKRQELRQDVIVDLVDQCRTYKQRVVQLVNSTSDEGLLSQGLCLNDDLQRVLAKHDAIAAGIAVPVEKQRSLHSTLAKPDTTKEAVQRSSATTSSASKQSPSEQLALPAPAPRSSSSAKAIVAAPAPSFDLLSGDDYIKPEPENSLALVPVSEYSASDQNVLALADMFQQNSVAANNRNHNQLTNSFVSPASRANPAPVHPTLPQQPTTCSNGDIVPYGQQSQPNVTRSWNGQPAYGVDSQRQALNYGVEDQNRGLPPPPWEIQHLTGNQPQQAQSGQGFMSTQQMPGGMRLPPVLGAQQAPQFVPNMQYGGMYPNSMQINQGMGMNSQPIVGGQFYGMNYQQSYAVQMAGYGYVHQSGGYYIPNAAYAYTSANELSQRMNGATSSFSLKQQNKASRPEDSLFGDLLSIAKMKQSKPAAGKVGGL comes from the exons ATGATTAAAAATTGTGGGGACATTGTCCATATGCATGTTGCTGAGAGAGACATACTTCGTGAAATGGTGAAGATAGTAAAGAAAAGG CCTGATTATCATGTAAAAGAGAAGATTCTCACGCTGATCGACACTTGGCAAGAATTTTTTGGCGGCGCACGTTCAAAATATCCGCAATACTATGCATCATACCAGGACCTTTTG CGTGCCGGAGCTGTATTTCCTCAAAGATCAAATGGATCTGTGCCAATATTTACTCCTGCGCAGACTCAGCCTCTACAAAACTATCCTCCTGCTCTACGCGATGCTGACCACGAGGCTCCTGAATCGTCAGCGCAGGATTTTCCTGCCACAAG CCTGGCAGATATTCAGAATGCACGGGGTATCATGGACGTTCTTTCGGAGATGTTGAATGCTTTAGATCCTAGTAAAAGACAG GAACTTCGTCAGGATGTCATCGTTGACCTTGTGGATCAGTGCCGTACATACAAGCAGAGAGTCGTGCAGCTTGTCAACAGTACCTC GGACGAGGGGTTGCTCAGCCAGGGTCTTTGTTTGAATGATGATCTGCAGCGTGTTTTAGCAAAACACGACGCTATTGCTGCAGGCATAGCGGTTCCGGTGGAGAAGCAGAGATCGCTCCATTCCACGCTAGCGAAGCCAGATACTACAAAAGAAGCAGTTCAAAG GTCTTCAGcaactacttcaagtgcaagCAAGCAGTCACCCTCAGAACAATTGGCGCTTCCCGCGCCGGCACCTCGATCATCTAGCAGTGCAAAAGCTATTGTTGCAGCACCAGCTCCTAGTTTCGACCTCCTTAGTGGAGATGACTACATCAAACCTGAACCTGAAAACTCGCTGGCGCTTGTTCCTGTCAGTGAATACTCAGCTTCAGACCAGAATGTATTGGCCCTTGCAGACATGTTCCAACAAAATAGTGTTGCTGCCAACAATAGAAACCATAACCAGCTTACAAACTCTTTTGTTTCCCCTGCATCTCGAGCAAACCCTGCTCCAGTGCACCCTACTCTGCCTCAGCAACCCACTACTTGTTCAAACGGGGACATCGTACCTTACGGTCAACAATCTCAACCGAACGTCACAAGGTCATGGAATGGGCAGCCTGCTTATGGAGTGGATTCTCAACGGCAAGCACTAAATTATG GTGTAGAGGATCAGAACAGAGGCCTTCCACCACCACCCTGGGAAATTCAGCACTTGACGGGTAACCAACCCCAACAAGCACAAAGTGGTCAAGGATTCATGTCAACACAACAAATGCCAGGAGGTATGCGCTTGCCACCGGTGCTCGGCGCGCAGCAAGCACCACAGTTTGTGCCGAACATGCAATACGGGGGCATGTACCCGAATTCGATGCAAATCAACCAAGGAATGGGCATGAACTCCCAACCGATTGTCGGCGGACAGTTTTATGGGATGAACTATCAACAGTCATATGCAGTTCAAATGGCCGGTTATGGGTATGTGCACCAATCTGGAGGCTACTACATCCCGAACGCCGCATATGCGTATACCAGTGCAAATGAACTTTCTCAGAGAATGAATGGTGCAACGTCATCCTTTTCTCTGAAGCAGCAGAATAAAGCAAGCAGGCCAGAAGACTCGCTCTTTGGCGATCTTCTTAGCATAGCCAAAATGAAGCAGAGCAAACCTGCAGCTGGTAAGGTCGGTGGCTTGTAA